Proteins co-encoded in one Prevotella sp. E13-27 genomic window:
- a CDS encoding LamG-like jellyroll fold domain-containing protein: MKKISIISLFILALLALPQQAGAYYVDQSQNYTYEIKGTGSQLRIHIPLFYETFAYKYRVTDGTLKLRSGDKEAVLLRYSSSELDALEKVTATLSTDITGFLDVWSNGSEWKRLSATSSALPIAKNSSGNYELALCWDIPEEWFFKSGTELVYDVYYTSTFGSDNFTLTQNIGELKRFVADPAQYEFSANGANVRMKIPFYDKWGKDSWMKEGAVKVKADGKEETLFTFVPEGNIADANMYNQVAFTATADSTLRVFSKTTTTESWVALGKTQKTVSVYGEDLYKMELQWDVPAEWLDKELEFVVQSDCNQNDMPAFTANISKTLSALSSNYYYAGDGTTPAKWNGTPSQLASTLGSTWTTIDNLCVPLMDNGNVDASNGKYFLWDNAARLLLLVDKYVGKELRYTELHELDKTQRDSHKAHIELNTPCVDYGFRLAVERGNSALLIDGKKEETGDTIRKAPEFEQGQERSKLYFDYNVKMVTLTSTQKHSAVELNWTTNGGNADYFQLYRRDITTKGEFELLADQLHQPNYVDRTVLAFHEYEYKVKGVVECEGVHEDSKTCKGRCDDFGRVSGYARMANGTGMGGMKVIATPSKELAGIGEVRETLTDDTGYYVLDNLKYLPGNGRYTITVEITGEQAAFTTYECDFAEDRNEYSNVILAMREYYIFSGVVLYEGSSIPVPGAQFLVDGKPLYNSIGTRVQTNNSGEFSVSLAKGSHTVQVEKEGHVFVNDGFYLDPDSPDPKQHNWQRNVSGIYLYDQTKVRLRGRMVGGSIEGDKPLGQSLSKNNLGRDLKMVMLLEGDNTSFIVFDPQDRTITERKDSVAHGAIDPVTLAGRDTTRYEMTRHTITIHPDVKTGEYEVMLYPVKYKITELSCNGYPTLFQQGKVGETLDLTNAKHESTAEYKRVYHNPATLTVKQYNMSVQGDYYGEPYFTSENIGTTSANVPLWSKTKGYTLGHPAFIADATYLFELQAQEEYRFENRTDTVPDIVKLKSGTVYFNNDLVGSQRIDSVQLDTLGHGLYQFKPQNMTFLGTDENALRTLDINLLYDGTYYDIMPMNGQPLRAFVMGAVANEGVETVTKGAIHLIDILRDPPGTNSYSYIESGSKWKYSYTWSLDVNGGVDIDVTTGTSNKTVTGVWFGTGSGTNTATIANSETTFNISFEVGAQVGGGKVHTYELNTTERIQTSSDAKWIGPDADLYIGMTDNLVFGTGVSVRLVNEQQFEALKGRTGGKVVIDGHKTDIKNGTVKVLVTGEDADGKKVYLISDEVITYRSAFNSDFVYSGRYIEKELIPELLNLRNERILPKGTPDDVAQAKADAEDRNAYVSLVDFNDAQFALHDSLSSTKQNQYKIFPPKGKLASNYPDEIKQFNEDANRWYTFLALNEREKVQAQYGGADLVKNYTFDGAANIQYSESYSANNSASRYMNILPISFEGGAKSLGSLASSVAQLTSTRDGMFNTGTEINTPASTTRYKFKPVVDLDFDWKQSYDSTSTKKTGFVLNSSNKSNLSVGVYRSKVYKKDLEEALKNGDADVFMQALVETIDDEDATAFSYLDDFEAQLYGNFIFKTLGGATSSPWEDERKTKYYAPGTVYDQKTVRINQLRIWAEKSIMSNVPYDEPARFTIYMCNESPMPDQATAIFTFLAPDSLNQGNAQVRFNGNYLNGSGYTIALKPGEVITKEVEVYAGSEFDYENIGLTIVDLNDIKHPATVRLSAHFVPTAGKINVSTPGDKWVVNTESPYDSERQFYYMPVRIDGFNVNYRNFDHIELQYKLSTQGDKDWVNVCSYYKDEELMAKASGECQLIQNDGFITARFYGEKDPVEQYYDLRAVVYCRHGNGFLTASSPILTGVKDTRRPQVFGNPKPLNGILGIGDDICITFSEPIASNYLSTVNNFEVLGMTNSSNITQGISLQFPGHSGAFTLATRDLSNRSFTFDMMIDPAAHTEDECILHHGDLTAKEPGLQLGLTKDNRLMAIVKDKTVYSKEAIPFNGFRQIAYVFDTDVEKKTTQIHFYDGSKNIGTATYDGVYDMMGQLLMGIPFYDPQTMENDESTTGFKGRMLEFRLWNKALGSGELSQYGQKELTGYELGLTDNYPMNEGKGDVCYDKAVGGADLQLISATWSVPAGLSLKLDGKEGVAMNEAPFTRSEFQDYTLMFWFKTADQNGTLLANGEAKTEKSAKNRFNIGVSNGMPYFRSGNRQVEANGIYVSDDKWHHLAVTVNRSRNVGNLYIDYALVNSFSVDTLGGIIGGQLTAGATYENMKTSDALKGNIDELAMYEMSLPVNVIKNYATTMPSGKEMGTMVYLPFNASEMQQDHSQRIMPSGVSIKQTRDNQGNYSLQRDTIVSETVATAHCDRDNFAPINNTGQRENLKFSYVADKQNLLMNLDEPDANLEKTNVYITVSDVADLNGNLMASPLMMDLYIHRNPLRWTVNQLSVKTQYGEPATVEATITNLSGKRRSYTLEQLPVWITASTTNGTLEAMGEEIITLTISPYINIGNYMEKINLVDEEGMNEPLPIHIEVRGEEPDWAVSDALKPTNITMNIIARVKIDGQVADDANDIIGVFGNNHETLGTAHLNVDNTANGNEALTFLTVYNYNSQEQALHIEYYDASKGRIYVLTPEDGKTLTFQADKMVGTTTNPLVLVNSYEEVQPIQLKKGWNWISFYVVPKTQTIKQLLNGATAWEVGDALETTKGNSTQMISYKAVQNKYNKTRMDYFWDNENDQITIDPTRMYRFYSINEKKIYIAGEYSPKYISINKGWNRVAYNSKLNLPIATAMADYTERGTEGDIIKSQDAFAVLTVDAGNNRSWKGNLTHLQTGQGYMIKSGSDEPLQFLYPIYSDNTRYSGEEAYSRIYSLQAAPLFHNASASTMNIIARAAGIETQEGDRLLVFRGAAMCGMTEISDDNIFFLSVGDMESTAERLSFAIERDGEVIAVTGDQIVYRSNTVVGTVSAPAAINFATISNMLDGQWYDIQGRKLTERPTRKGVYIYNGQKTIVE; encoded by the coding sequence ATGAAAAAGATATCAATCATTTCGCTGTTCATCCTGGCTCTTCTGGCATTGCCCCAACAGGCCGGTGCCTATTACGTTGACCAGAGCCAAAATTATACCTACGAGATAAAAGGTACGGGTTCTCAACTGAGAATCCATATTCCTCTGTTTTATGAAACTTTTGCATATAAGTATAGGGTGACCGACGGCACCCTCAAGCTGAGAAGCGGCGACAAGGAGGCGGTGCTATTGCGTTACAGCTCGTCCGAACTTGACGCTCTCGAGAAAGTCACTGCTACCCTCTCCACCGATATCACGGGCTTCTTGGATGTCTGGAGCAACGGCAGCGAATGGAAAAGGCTGTCGGCCACTTCATCTGCCCTGCCGATTGCGAAGAATTCATCAGGCAATTACGAGTTGGCTTTATGCTGGGATATTCCTGAAGAATGGTTCTTCAAGAGTGGTACGGAGCTGGTCTATGATGTTTATTACACCAGCACATTCGGATCGGACAACTTCACGCTGACTCAGAATATCGGCGAGCTGAAACGCTTTGTGGCCGACCCCGCCCAATACGAGTTTTCGGCCAACGGCGCCAACGTCAGGATGAAGATACCCTTCTACGATAAATGGGGTAAGGACTCCTGGATGAAAGAGGGGGCTGTCAAGGTCAAGGCCGACGGTAAGGAAGAGACACTCTTCACCTTCGTCCCTGAGGGCAATATCGCCGACGCCAACATGTATAATCAGGTGGCCTTTACGGCTACAGCCGACAGCACGCTGCGTGTCTTCTCCAAGACCACCACAACGGAAAGCTGGGTGGCTTTGGGCAAGACCCAGAAAACCGTCTCAGTCTATGGCGAAGACCTGTACAAGATGGAGCTGCAGTGGGACGTGCCTGCTGAATGGCTGGACAAGGAGCTGGAGTTCGTCGTTCAGTCGGACTGCAATCAGAACGACATGCCGGCTTTCACGGCTAACATCTCCAAGACGCTTTCTGCGTTGAGCAGCAACTACTATTACGCTGGTGATGGGACAACGCCTGCCAAGTGGAATGGAACACCCAGCCAACTGGCCAGCACCCTGGGCAGTACCTGGACCACCATCGACAACCTGTGTGTGCCGCTGATGGATAACGGCAACGTCGATGCCTCCAACGGCAAATACTTCCTATGGGACAATGCTGCCCGCCTGTTGCTGCTCGTCGATAAGTATGTGGGCAAAGAATTGCGCTACACCGAGTTGCACGAGCTGGACAAGACGCAGCGCGACAGCCATAAAGCCCATATCGAACTGAACACGCCTTGCGTGGATTATGGTTTCCGTCTGGCTGTGGAGCGTGGTAATTCTGCCTTGCTGATCGACGGCAAGAAAGAAGAGACGGGCGACACCATCCGCAAGGCCCCTGAGTTTGAGCAGGGACAAGAAAGGAGTAAACTCTACTTCGACTATAACGTGAAGATGGTGACTCTGACCTCAACCCAGAAGCATTCGGCTGTGGAGTTAAATTGGACTACCAACGGCGGTAATGCCGACTACTTCCAGCTGTACCGTCGCGACATTACCACCAAGGGCGAGTTTGAACTGCTGGCCGACCAGCTGCATCAGCCAAACTATGTGGATCGCACGGTGCTGGCCTTCCACGAGTATGAATACAAGGTGAAGGGCGTGGTAGAGTGTGAGGGAGTGCATGAGGACTCCAAGACCTGCAAAGGCCGTTGCGATGATTTCGGACGCGTCAGTGGCTATGCCCGTATGGCTAACGGTACTGGCATGGGGGGCATGAAGGTGATTGCCACGCCGAGCAAAGAACTGGCAGGCATTGGCGAGGTGCGCGAGACCCTTACCGACGATACCGGCTACTACGTGCTTGACAACCTGAAGTATCTGCCTGGCAATGGCCGCTACACCATCACCGTCGAGATCACTGGCGAGCAGGCTGCCTTCACCACCTACGAGTGCGACTTTGCCGAGGATCGCAACGAGTACTCGAATGTCATCCTGGCCATGCGCGAGTACTACATCTTCTCAGGTGTCGTGCTCTACGAGGGCTCCAGCATTCCTGTGCCTGGTGCCCAGTTCCTGGTCGATGGCAAACCGCTCTATAATAGCATCGGTACGCGCGTGCAGACCAACAATAGTGGTGAGTTCTCCGTCAGTCTGGCCAAGGGCAGCCATACGGTTCAGGTGGAAAAAGAGGGTCACGTGTTCGTGAACGACGGCTTCTACCTCGATCCTGACAGCCCTGATCCCAAGCAGCACAACTGGCAGCGCAACGTATCGGGCATCTATCTCTACGACCAGACGAAGGTGAGGCTGCGCGGCCGCATGGTGGGTGGCTCCATAGAGGGCGACAAGCCGCTGGGCCAGTCGCTCTCGAAGAACAACCTGGGCCGCGACCTGAAGATGGTGATGCTGCTGGAGGGCGACAACACCTCGTTCATCGTCTTCGACCCGCAGGACCGTACCATCACCGAGCGTAAGGACTCTGTCGCTCACGGTGCAATAGACCCCGTCACCCTGGCAGGCCGCGACACCACACGCTATGAGATGACGCGCCACACCATCACCATCCATCCTGACGTGAAGACGGGTGAGTACGAGGTGATGCTCTATCCCGTGAAGTATAAGATTACGGAACTGTCGTGCAACGGCTATCCCACCCTCTTCCAGCAGGGTAAGGTTGGTGAGACGCTTGACCTGACCAATGCCAAGCATGAAAGCACGGCAGAGTATAAGCGCGTCTATCATAACCCCGCCACACTGACTGTGAAGCAATATAACATGTCAGTGCAAGGCGACTACTACGGCGAGCCATACTTTACGTCGGAGAACATCGGTACTACCAGCGCCAACGTACCCCTCTGGTCGAAAACCAAGGGCTACACGCTGGGGCATCCTGCCTTCATAGCCGATGCCACCTATCTGTTTGAGCTGCAGGCACAGGAGGAATACAGGTTTGAGAACCGTACAGACACGGTGCCCGACATTGTGAAGCTGAAGAGTGGTACGGTGTACTTCAACAACGACCTCGTAGGTAGCCAGAGAATCGACTCGGTACAGCTGGACACCCTGGGTCATGGCCTCTATCAGTTCAAACCCCAGAACATGACCTTCTTGGGTACTGACGAGAATGCCCTGCGCACGCTGGACATCAACCTGCTCTACGACGGCACCTACTACGACATCATGCCCATGAACGGCCAGCCCCTGCGGGCTTTCGTGATGGGTGCGGTTGCCAACGAGGGCGTCGAGACGGTGACCAAGGGTGCTATCCACCTGATCGACATTCTGCGCGATCCCCCTGGCACCAACAGCTATTCCTACATCGAGAGCGGGTCGAAGTGGAAATATTCCTACACATGGTCTCTTGACGTTAATGGAGGAGTAGATATTGACGTCACTACAGGTACTTCGAATAAAACGGTTACTGGTGTTTGGTTTGGAACTGGTTCAGGTACCAATACTGCCACTATAGCGAATAGTGAGACCACATTCAATATCTCGTTTGAGGTAGGCGCACAGGTTGGCGGAGGCAAGGTGCATACTTACGAGCTGAACACCACAGAGCGAATACAGACGTCCTCTGACGCAAAATGGATTGGTCCTGATGCCGACCTCTATATTGGTATGACCGACAATCTGGTCTTCGGTACGGGTGTTTCCGTACGCTTGGTCAATGAGCAACAGTTCGAGGCACTGAAGGGACGCACAGGCGGCAAGGTCGTGATCGATGGCCACAAGACGGACATCAAGAACGGTACCGTCAAGGTGCTGGTTACTGGTGAGGATGCTGACGGCAAGAAGGTCTATCTCATCAGCGACGAGGTAATAACCTATCGTTCTGCCTTTAATTCAGACTTTGTCTATAGTGGTCGCTATATCGAGAAGGAACTGATACCCGAGCTGCTGAATCTGCGCAATGAGCGCATCCTGCCCAAGGGCACGCCCGACGATGTGGCACAGGCCAAGGCCGATGCCGAAGACCGCAACGCCTACGTCAGTCTCGTTGACTTTAACGACGCGCAGTTTGCGCTTCACGACTCCCTCTCGAGCACCAAGCAGAACCAGTATAAGATTTTCCCTCCGAAGGGAAAGTTGGCGTCCAACTATCCCGACGAAATCAAACAGTTCAACGAAGATGCCAACCGCTGGTACACGTTCCTGGCACTCAACGAACGCGAGAAGGTGCAAGCTCAATATGGTGGTGCAGACCTCGTGAAGAACTACACGTTCGACGGTGCTGCCAACATTCAGTACAGCGAGAGCTATAGTGCCAACAACAGTGCATCAAGATACATGAATATCCTGCCAATCTCATTTGAAGGAGGTGCTAAGTCATTGGGCTCGTTGGCATCCAGTGTAGCGCAGCTTACATCGACGAGGGATGGTATGTTTAACACTGGTACGGAAATAAATACTCCAGCCAGCACAACCAGATATAAATTTAAGCCAGTCGTCGATCTTGATTTCGATTGGAAACAGTCATACGATTCAACGTCAACGAAGAAGACGGGCTTTGTGCTAAACTCCTCTAACAAGTCGAACCTGAGCGTGGGTGTCTATCGTTCGAAGGTGTATAAGAAAGACCTTGAGGAAGCCCTGAAGAATGGCGATGCCGACGTGTTCATGCAGGCCCTTGTTGAAACCATTGACGATGAAGACGCCACCGCATTCAGCTATCTGGATGATTTCGAGGCACAGCTGTACGGCAACTTCATCTTCAAGACCTTGGGTGGTGCTACCAGCAGTCCGTGGGAAGACGAGCGAAAGACGAAATACTATGCGCCTGGAACGGTTTACGACCAGAAGACCGTGCGCATCAACCAGCTGCGCATCTGGGCTGAAAAGAGCATCATGTCGAACGTGCCCTACGACGAGCCAGCACGCTTCACAATCTATATGTGCAACGAGAGCCCGATGCCCGATCAGGCCACAGCGATATTCACCTTCCTTGCGCCCGACAGTCTGAATCAGGGCAATGCCCAGGTGCGTTTCAACGGAAACTACCTGAACGGATCGGGCTATACGATAGCCTTGAAACCCGGCGAGGTAATTACCAAGGAGGTGGAAGTATATGCCGGCAGCGAGTTCGACTATGAGAACATCGGTCTCACCATCGTCGATCTCAACGACATCAAGCATCCGGCAACGGTGCGCCTCTCGGCTCACTTCGTACCCACGGCAGGCAAGATCAACGTATCGACACCTGGCGACAAGTGGGTGGTGAACACCGAGTCGCCCTACGACAGCGAGCGCCAGTTCTACTACATGCCTGTGCGCATCGACGGCTTCAACGTGAACTACCGCAACTTCGACCACATCGAGCTGCAGTACAAGCTCTCGACGCAGGGCGACAAGGACTGGGTGAACGTCTGCTCATACTATAAGGATGAGGAACTGATGGCCAAGGCCAGTGGCGAGTGCCAGCTCATTCAGAACGACGGATTCATTACGGCACGCTTCTACGGCGAGAAAGACCCCGTGGAGCAGTACTACGACCTGCGCGCCGTGGTCTATTGCCGTCATGGCAACGGCTTCCTCACAGCCTCATCGCCCATCCTGACAGGTGTGAAGGACACGCGCCGTCCGCAGGTGTTCGGCAATCCGAAGCCGCTGAACGGCATCCTGGGCATTGGCGATGACATCTGCATCACCTTCTCGGAGCCCATCGCCAGCAACTATCTCTCGACGGTGAACAACTTCGAGGTGCTGGGCATGACCAACTCGAGCAACATCACGCAGGGCATCTCGCTGCAGTTCCCCGGCCACTCGGGAGCCTTCACGCTGGCCACCCGCGACCTCTCGAACCGCAGCTTCACCTTCGACATGATGATCGACCCCGCAGCACACACGGAGGATGAGTGTATCCTGCATCATGGCGACCTGACGGCCAAGGAGCCTGGTCTGCAGCTGGGTCTGACGAAGGACAACCGACTGATGGCCATCGTCAAGGATAAGACCGTCTATAGTAAGGAGGCCATCCCCTTCAACGGATTCCGACAGATAGCCTACGTCTTCGACACCGATGTGGAGAAGAAGACCACACAGATACACTTCTACGACGGCAGCAAGAACATCGGCACGGCCACCTACGACGGCGTCTATGACATGATGGGACAGCTGTTGATGGGTATTCCGTTCTACGACCCGCAGACCATGGAGAACGACGAGAGCACCACGGGCTTCAAGGGTCGCATGCTGGAGTTCCGTCTGTGGAACAAGGCCCTGGGCAGCGGCGAACTGAGCCAGTACGGTCAGAAGGAGCTGACGGGCTACGAACTGGGACTGACTGACAACTATCCGATGAACGAGGGTAAGGGCGATGTGTGCTACGACAAGGCCGTAGGCGGTGCCGACCTGCAACTGATATCTGCCACATGGAGCGTGCCAGCAGGTCTGTCGCTGAAGCTCGACGGCAAGGAGGGCGTGGCCATGAACGAGGCTCCGTTCACTCGCTCGGAATTTCAGGACTACACGCTGATGTTCTGGTTTAAGACCGCCGACCAGAACGGTACGCTGCTGGCCAACGGCGAGGCCAAGACGGAAAAGAGCGCCAAGAACCGCTTCAACATCGGTGTCAGCAACGGCATGCCTTACTTCAGAAGCGGCAACAGGCAGGTGGAGGCCAATGGCATCTATGTCAGCGACGACAAGTGGCACCACCTGGCAGTGACCGTGAACCGTTCACGCAATGTGGGTAACCTCTATATAGACTACGCACTCGTCAACTCGTTCAGCGTCGATACCCTCGGCGGTATCATTGGCGGACAACTCACTGCCGGTGCCACCTACGAGAACATGAAGACCAGCGATGCCCTGAAGGGTAACATCGACGAGCTTGCTATGTATGAGATGTCGCTGCCAGTGAACGTCATCAAGAACTATGCGACGACAATGCCTTCAGGTAAGGAGATGGGTACGATGGTCTATCTGCCCTTCAACGCGTCGGAGATGCAGCAAGACCACTCGCAGCGCATTATGCCGTCGGGTGTAAGCATCAAGCAGACCCGCGACAACCAAGGCAACTACTCGCTGCAGCGCGACACCATCGTCAGCGAGACAGTGGCTACAGCCCACTGCGACCGCGACAACTTCGCACCCATCAACAACACTGGACAGCGCGAGAACCTGAAGTTCAGCTACGTGGCCGACAAGCAGAACCTGCTGATGAATCTTGACGAGCCCGACGCTAACCTGGAGAAGACCAACGTCTATATCACGGTGAGCGACGTGGCCGACCTGAACGGCAACCTGATGGCCAGTCCGCTGATGATGGACCTTTACATCCATCGCAACCCGCTGCGCTGGACAGTGAACCAGCTGAGCGTGAAGACCCAGTATGGCGAGCCTGCCACCGTCGAGGCAACGATTACCAACCTGAGCGGCAAGCGTCGCAGCTACACACTGGAGCAGCTGCCCGTCTGGATAACAGCCTCAACAACCAATGGCACGCTGGAGGCCATGGGCGAGGAGATCATCACGCTAACCATCTCACCATATATCAACATAGGTAATTATATGGAGAAGATTAACCTCGTTGACGAGGAAGGAATGAACGAGCCGCTGCCTATCCACATAGAGGTACGTGGCGAGGAGCCTGACTGGGCTGTCAGCGACGCGCTGAAGCCGACCAACATCACGATGAACATCATTGCTCGCGTAAAAATTGACGGACAGGTGGCCGACGATGCCAACGACATCATCGGTGTCTTCGGCAACAACCACGAGACGCTGGGCACAGCACATCTGAATGTTGACAATACCGCCAACGGCAACGAGGCGCTGACCTTCCTGACAGTATATAACTACAACTCGCAGGAACAGGCGTTGCACATCGAATACTATGATGCCTCAAAGGGACGAATCTACGTGCTGACGCCAGAAGACGGCAAGACACTTACGTTCCAGGCTGACAAGATGGTTGGCACAACCACTAACCCACTGGTGCTTGTAAACAGCTATGAGGAGGTGCAGCCCATCCAGCTGAAGAAGGGCTGGAACTGGATATCCTTCTACGTCGTACCGAAGACTCAGACCATCAAGCAGCTGCTCAATGGTGCCACAGCGTGGGAAGTAGGCGACGCCCTGGAGACTACCAAAGGCAACAGCACGCAGATGATTAGCTACAAGGCCGTGCAGAACAAGTACAACAAGACGCGCATGGACTACTTCTGGGACAACGAAAACGACCAGATTACCATCGATCCTACACGCATGTACCGTTTCTACTCCATCAACGAAAAGAAAATATACATTGCCGGTGAATACTCGCCCAAGTATATCAGCATCAATAAGGGATGGAACCGCGTGGCCTACAACTCGAAGCTGAATCTTCCTATCGCAACAGCGATGGCCGACTATACCGAGCGTGGTACAGAGGGCGACATCATCAAGTCGCAAGATGCCTTTGCCGTACTTACTGTCGATGCAGGCAACAACCGCAGTTGGAAGGGTAACCTGACGCACCTGCAGACTGGTCAGGGCTACATGATTAAGAGCGGTTCCGACGAACCGTTGCAGTTCCTCTACCCCATCTACTCTGACAACACTCGCTATTCGGGTGAAGAGGCATACAGTCGTATATACAGTTTACAGGCTGCTCCGCTCTTCCACAATGCTTCGGCCAGCACAATGAACATCATTGCACGCGCTGCAGGCATCGAGACGCAGGAGGGTGATCGTCTGCTGGTGTTCAGAGGTGCCGCCATGTGTGGCATGACTGAAATCAGCGATGATAATATTTTCTTCCTGAGCGTAGGCGACATGGAGAGCACTGCAGAACGTCTCTCGTTTGCCATTGAGCGCGATGGTGAGGTGATTGCTGTTACTGGCGACCAGATAGTTTACCGCAGCAACACGGTAGTAGGTACGGTAAGCGCACCTGCCGCCATCAACTTCGCTACCATCAGCAATATGCTAGACGGACAGTGGTACGACATTCAGGGTCGCAAGCTGACAGAACGCCCAACAAGAAAGGGAGTGTATATTTATAACGGACAAAAGACAATAGTAGAATAA